In one Chitinophaga sancti genomic region, the following are encoded:
- a CDS encoding FecR family protein, with product MSLYQMDKKDLSSLLKKYQQGNCTKEEEALLFGWLDALEAEASAEVAPLKSTDMDAIKAAMMEEMPILSTQKRRYTWLKAAAVLLPLIAGTYFLWPRQQKLQLTADWHTISNSSHHIQKCYLPDSSVVYLGAYSTLQYNSSRKVILKEGKAFFDVRTNPAQAFIVTDASGVRTTVLGTSFIAEYNNKVSRIAVATGKVSVQSGTRKTVLTPDQRITCSKGNVIRDVISSADLLAWAKGEIILRNASIYDLVLAIREHYGITATTKLDTKKGSYNLRISDKMPLPALLEVVEKISYKPKIHFKLQQDQLSIE from the coding sequence GTGTCTTTATATCAAATGGACAAAAAGGATCTTTCATCACTCTTAAAAAAATACCAGCAAGGCAACTGCACCAAAGAAGAAGAAGCACTTCTCTTTGGCTGGCTCGATGCCCTGGAAGCAGAGGCCTCCGCAGAAGTAGCTCCCCTAAAGTCTACCGACATGGATGCCATCAAAGCCGCTATGATGGAAGAGATGCCAATCCTTTCCACACAAAAGAGGCGATATACCTGGCTCAAAGCTGCTGCCGTCTTACTACCATTAATAGCAGGCACTTATTTTCTCTGGCCGCGCCAGCAAAAATTACAATTAACCGCTGACTGGCACACCATCAGCAACTCCAGTCATCACATTCAAAAATGCTATCTGCCCGATAGCTCCGTTGTATATCTCGGTGCCTATAGCACCCTCCAATATAATAGCTCCAGGAAAGTAATATTAAAAGAAGGAAAAGCTTTCTTCGATGTCAGGACCAATCCTGCACAAGCATTTATCGTAACTGATGCCAGCGGTGTGCGCACCACCGTTCTCGGCACCTCTTTCATAGCTGAATACAATAATAAAGTATCCCGTATCGCTGTAGCCACAGGAAAAGTAAGTGTACAAAGCGGTACCCGCAAAACTGTGCTGACACCCGATCAACGCATTACCTGCAGCAAGGGAAACGTGATCAGAGATGTCATCTCCTCCGCCGATCTATTAGCATGGGCAAAAGGAGAAATCATCCTGCGCAATGCCTCTATCTATGACCTGGTACTGGCTATCAGGGAACATTACGGCATCACCGCCACTACCAAACTGGATACGAAAAAAGGTAGCTATAACCTCCGCATCTCTGACAAAATGCCTTTGCCGGCACTATTGGAAGTGGTGGAGAAAATATCGTATAAGCCAAAAATTCATTTCAAACTACAGCAGGATCAACTGAGCATTGAGTAG
- a CDS encoding SusC/RagA family TonB-linked outer membrane protein: protein MHTDKALFSTRVKHAFAATMALLLLVTSAMARPSTTRQELHKMLQRFQVQQGSLSSALKQLESAAKISLAYDEDALRKVQVHANTYRKTAVVAILQDLLSQSSLKFEERYNTILIYDSVATQARNGLQQQAAADITITGAVSDKSGPLIGATVFIKGTTTGTHTDASGHFKLNVPENATITITMIGYKSAEISVGAERHFNVVLQENSLNLNQLVVVGYGTQRKATVTGAIADVQLDKLSSRSLNDATEALQGKAPGVIVANNGGDPTATPKVYVRGLGGINGEEPLYIVDGSIYTGGPINPNDIESMNVLKDASAAIYGARASGGVILITTKKGKSGTATVTVDAKTGWQWAAKKLDVLTAKEFADVENTAYDAAGIPRAKAFNADLYPDGQITRTDWQDAIFRTGKIQDYNIGANGGTEKSHYYMGFGYRKNDGILINTNSERYTFRLNTDAQIRPWLKVGENMSYTYTDGNGANTTSPYTGIIFTALGYPRNITPYTATGAFSGFPTEYAGSYGDLANPLATLMRLDDRNPVNKININPYAELTLTKDLSFRSNFSVTKSFSDRKTFTTRVLEIGKINKNNSLYESMENYSDILSEQTLNYTHHFGLHNINAVAGYTYQHHTYTYLTANANSFSDERDAYRYFDNAGSWTKPQSGIQEDAVESFLARVNYDYNTKYLFTILGRRDGSSRVAAQNRYQNYYSLSGGWVLSNEDFMKNIKWLSVAKLRASYGVLGNLGTVPTNALNVNLASVAVYTGAEGTLTSGLAEDALSNPNLKWAESNQVNFGTDLAFFENHLSLTADYFVKTTNKMVMRPNPPGTAGVNNGMYQNMGQARDNGIELGLNYNGKVGKDFTFGVGGTLTKVSNKLLSLTTGLPEVVDVSKVNVRSSLTPLVTRVGNPQYSFNVIKTAGIFQSQQEVDNYVGPDGVTKIQPFAKAGDRKFVDKNGDGKIDNNDRQIVGSFYPGFTYGITLNANYKNFDLNIFAQGVQGNKIFNALKYTNMNPSIGTNYNMLKGILDAWTPTHTNTDVTRIISNDQNGNYGNTSDWYIEDGSYLRIKNVTLGYTLPLQWTNAAKIGAVRIYATANNLFTITKYKGYDPEVGMDNFGIDVARYPQSKSFLLGLNVNF, encoded by the coding sequence ATGCACACAGACAAAGCACTTTTCTCAACCCGCGTCAAACACGCATTCGCAGCCACCATGGCCCTGCTATTGCTGGTTACCTCCGCCATGGCACGGCCATCTACCACCAGGCAGGAACTGCACAAAATGCTACAACGTTTCCAGGTACAACAAGGTAGCCTCTCTTCTGCCCTCAAACAACTGGAATCTGCAGCAAAGATCAGTCTTGCCTACGACGAAGATGCACTCAGAAAAGTGCAGGTCCACGCGAACACCTATCGCAAAACTGCTGTTGTAGCCATCCTCCAGGACCTCCTCAGCCAGTCTTCTTTAAAATTCGAAGAACGCTACAACACCATCTTAATTTATGACAGCGTTGCGACCCAGGCCCGCAATGGCCTCCAGCAGCAAGCTGCCGCCGACATCACCATCACCGGTGCTGTCTCTGACAAAAGCGGTCCACTCATCGGCGCTACCGTTTTCATTAAAGGTACCACCACCGGCACACACACCGATGCCAGTGGTCACTTCAAACTCAACGTACCTGAAAACGCTACCATCACCATTACCATGATCGGCTACAAATCAGCCGAGATCTCCGTCGGCGCTGAACGTCATTTCAATGTCGTATTACAGGAAAACAGTCTGAACCTGAACCAGCTCGTTGTTGTAGGTTACGGTACCCAGCGAAAAGCCACTGTTACCGGAGCCATCGCTGATGTTCAACTGGATAAACTGTCTTCCCGCTCTCTCAACGATGCCACCGAAGCCCTCCAGGGTAAAGCTCCCGGTGTAATCGTAGCGAACAACGGTGGAGACCCAACGGCTACGCCTAAGGTATACGTTCGTGGTTTAGGTGGTATCAACGGCGAGGAACCACTTTACATCGTAGATGGTTCCATCTACACCGGTGGTCCTATCAACCCCAACGATATCGAATCTATGAACGTACTGAAGGACGCCTCTGCTGCTATTTATGGTGCACGTGCTTCCGGTGGGGTTATCCTCATCACCACCAAGAAAGGTAAATCCGGTACTGCTACTGTAACTGTAGACGCTAAAACAGGCTGGCAATGGGCTGCTAAGAAACTCGACGTACTCACCGCCAAAGAATTTGCAGACGTTGAAAACACCGCCTACGATGCTGCTGGTATCCCACGCGCCAAAGCTTTCAATGCTGATCTGTATCCTGATGGACAAATCACCCGTACTGACTGGCAGGATGCCATTTTCCGCACCGGCAAAATCCAGGACTATAACATCGGTGCAAACGGTGGTACTGAAAAAAGCCACTACTACATGGGCTTCGGTTATCGCAAAAACGATGGCATTCTTATCAATACTAACAGCGAACGTTATACGTTTCGTCTCAATACCGATGCACAGATCAGACCATGGTTAAAAGTAGGTGAAAACATGAGCTACACCTACACCGATGGAAATGGCGCGAATACCACCAGTCCTTATACGGGTATCATCTTCACCGCCCTGGGTTATCCACGCAATATCACGCCCTATACTGCTACCGGTGCTTTCAGTGGCTTCCCTACTGAATACGCCGGTTCTTATGGTGACCTTGCCAACCCTCTTGCTACCCTGATGCGCCTGGATGACAGGAACCCTGTCAACAAAATTAACATCAACCCATACGCTGAATTAACACTGACCAAAGACCTGAGCTTCCGTTCTAACTTCAGCGTAACCAAGTCTTTCAGCGATCGCAAAACCTTTACGACCCGTGTACTGGAAATCGGTAAGATCAACAAGAACAACTCACTGTATGAATCGATGGAGAATTATTCTGACATCCTTTCCGAACAGACTTTGAATTATACACATCATTTCGGTCTGCACAACATCAATGCTGTTGCTGGTTATACTTATCAACACCATACCTATACATACCTGACCGCTAATGCTAACTCCTTCAGCGACGAGCGGGATGCTTATCGTTATTTTGACAATGCTGGTTCATGGACCAAGCCACAAAGTGGCATCCAGGAAGATGCTGTTGAATCTTTCCTGGCGCGTGTAAACTATGATTACAATACAAAATATCTCTTCACCATTCTGGGTCGTCGTGATGGCAGTTCCCGTGTAGCTGCTCAGAACCGTTACCAGAATTACTATTCCCTTTCTGGTGGCTGGGTGCTTTCCAACGAAGATTTCATGAAGAATATTAAATGGCTAAGCGTTGCCAAACTCCGTGCCAGCTATGGTGTACTGGGTAACCTGGGTACCGTTCCTACGAATGCACTCAACGTAAACCTGGCAAGTGTAGCAGTGTATACAGGCGCTGAAGGAACCCTCACTTCAGGTTTGGCAGAAGATGCGCTCTCCAATCCCAACCTGAAATGGGCTGAATCTAATCAGGTGAACTTTGGTACTGACCTCGCATTCTTCGAAAACCACCTGTCTTTAACTGCTGATTACTTTGTCAAGACTACCAATAAAATGGTAATGCGGCCAAATCCACCGGGTACTGCAGGTGTAAACAATGGTATGTACCAGAACATGGGGCAGGCACGTGACAATGGTATTGAACTCGGCCTGAACTACAATGGTAAGGTCGGTAAAGATTTTACATTCGGTGTAGGTGGTACCCTGACCAAAGTAAGCAACAAACTCCTGTCACTGACTACAGGTCTGCCAGAAGTAGTAGACGTATCAAAGGTGAACGTGCGTAGCTCACTCACCCCGCTGGTTACACGTGTAGGTAATCCTCAGTATTCCTTTAACGTGATCAAAACTGCTGGTATCTTCCAGTCACAACAGGAAGTGGATAACTACGTAGGACCCGATGGCGTGACTAAGATCCAGCCATTTGCAAAAGCAGGCGACCGTAAGTTCGTAGACAAAAACGGTGATGGTAAAATTGACAACAATGACCGTCAGATCGTAGGTAGCTTCTATCCGGGCTTTACCTATGGTATCACCCTGAATGCAAACTACAAGAACTTCGACCTGAACATCTTTGCACAGGGTGTACAGGGCAACAAGATCTTCAATGCACTGAAATATACCAATATGAACCCCAGCATTGGTACAAACTACAATATGCTGAAAGGCATCCTGGATGCCTGGACTCCTACCCACACCAATACAGATGTAACACGTATTATCTCCAACGACCAGAACGGTAACTATGGTAATACATCCGATTGGTATATTGAAGATGGTTCATACCTGCGTATCAAGAACGTAACATTGGGTTATACACTGCCATTGCAGTGGACCAATGCAGCAAAGATCGGTGCGGTACGTATTTACGCTACTGCGAACAACCTGTTTACCATCACCAAATACAAAGGATACGATCCTGAAGTAGGTATGGATAATTTTGGTATCGACGTAGCCCGCTACCCACAATCTAAAAGCTTTTTACTGGGCTTAAATGTAAACTTCTAA